Within Bacillus sp. FJAT-45350, the genomic segment AAAGAAAATACTTGCTGCCCAACAACTGTTGGATTACAAGAGGTAATGACTTTTGAAGGACACAAAGACAATGTGATATTTGTTGATAAAGATTGCTTCATGTATGAAGTGAAAGAGTTATTTGTAAATCACATTGAGCGTAAAATGACGAGATTAGATGCAGTACTTATCACAAAAAATGGTGAAAAGAATAATCCACCGTTAGGTATTATAACGCCCTTTGATGTAATCCGCTTGTAAAAGCGGTTTTTTCATAGAATGGACATTGTCTATTTCTTTGATTATTACGTTAGATATATTATAATGTGAAAGGAATACATACATTAATAGGAGGAACGTTCAATGTCACCAGAGTTATTGAATATATTTTATCAGTCCCATATTGGATCATGGGCAATCACAATTTTATTGTTTATTCTTAGCTATTTTCTAATTGAGAAAAAAGCAGGGAAAATTCTTCACATGATTTTGCGATTATTCTACATCATTATGATTGTTTCAGGTGTTGGAATGTTAATTGGACCATATGAAGGACTATCTCTTATCCTTAAAGGTGTACTAGCATTATGGTTAATCTACTTTATGGAAATGATTCTTGTACGCACGAAAAAAGGCAAGCTTGATAGCAAACAAAAAACATACTACTGGATTCAATGGGTTGTAACATTACTTCTTGTAGTAGTTATTGGCTTTGGAGTATTACGCTTCTAATTAGAAAAATGTACTTTATTTTTCTAAGAAGCAATGAGCGAAGTCACTGCACGTACTTAAAGTCTAGTGCAAGTGGTTTTCTTGTCGCTAGACGCGCAGTGTACGAAGCCGTTGCTTTCCTTGAGTACTCTAAATGCTTCTTACCCGCAAAACAAAAAGAGCAATGTCCGAAAAAAAAATCGGCATTGCTCTTTCTATATTTCTAAGCCATTGGTTCAGCTCTTAACTCTTCGAAAGTAATAATTTTTCTTGACGTAATATTTGAGGAGCTAGCTATATGAAGTAGGGCTGGTGCAACATCCTTTGGATTGTCACCACTTGCTTGTAGTTCGGTTTTCATGACACCAGGGTTAAAGACATAACTAGTAATTCCATTTGCATGTTCTTCCTCTTCAATTGTGTATGTCAATGTTTCTAGTGCTGCTTTACTAGCGCTATATGCACCGAAGCCTCCAGCTCCTTGTCTAGCTAATCCCGTTGTAAGTGAGATAATTCTTCCTTCCTTTTGCTTTCTCATAGCTGGGATAGTAGCTCGTGACATAAGAAATGCTGTTGTTACATTGTTTTCAAAATGTCGTTCCCATGAGTTTAAACTTGAGTCTGCAATCTCGTAGCTTTCAAAAATAGCTGCATTGTTAATTAAAACATCAATTCGACCGAATGTAGAAAGTGTAGTTTCGACAAATGCATTCACTTCTGCTTCGATAGATACATCCGCTTTAATTGCAACTAATTGTCCTTCGAATGCAGAAAGCTCTTCTTGTAAGGAAATCATGTTTCCTTCTTGTCTGCAGCAAGCGGCTACCTTTGCTCCTGCTTTGACTGCTTGAATCGCAGTTTCTCGTCCTAAACCAGTTCCTGCACCAGTAATGACAATCACCTTATCTGTTAATGCAACCATTTTCAAACCTCCTTATAAAACCTATATGAATAGTTAGTTTACTTGTTTATTTCAGAATTGTCAATATTTTTTCTTTTAATTTATTAAAATACTTGTGAGAAGATGTCCCTCTCTTTCAAATTTGATAAACTATAATAGTATGCTAAAAAGGATTTTGACTTAGCTTTTTTCCGTAATCTACGTGTTCAAGAAAGGTAGTCATGTAAGAAATATACTTAATAAAAGGGGAGTTTAGCATGTCTATTCATCGGATTGAAGGAACGGCCCTTACTACAGTTGCTACAAAAGAACGTCTTACAATGTGGCATCAATATCAAAAACAAGAAAAAAACCCTATCTTTTATATACTTCCGTCTAATCAATGGCTTCGTATTGCAAGACTACGACAACCAGGGATGGCATTTAAAACATTTGATGATATTGCAACAAGAGTATTAGATAAAAAAAACGTAAGCTATATTCCGATTACTGAGCAAGAGCGAACATTATTTTTTCAGCAATTTACTTCTGATATTTTTGATAAAAGTTCAACAGAGGAAGAGAATCATAAGGCGAGAGCGTATGCTGACACATATGGTCAGTTAAAAAGACTAGGATTAACAATTGAAGAATTACCTAAGTCGATGGAAAAGGTGAAGCCTCTTTTTAAAGAATATGAACAACAAACCGTTTATAGTCGTAAAATGCTTGACCCAGAAAATCGTATTCAAAAAGCAGGTGCACTGGATTGGACTAAGGAAGAGCTGGGTTTATCGGCTGTCATTATAGATGGATTTTATGATTTTAGTCCTTTACAATATGTCGTCATCGAAGCTCTTGTGAAAAGAAATGTACCTATCACAATTTATTTACCAAGCTTTGCACCAGTAGAGATAGTAAATGAAACGAAAGAAAATCTTAGTCAGTTAGGTTTTGTTTCTGAAATAAGTACGCCAGAAATGGAGCAAACGGTAGAGAAAGTGTCCGTTGTCAAAAGTACAACAATTGAAGAGGAAATCCATGCAGTGTTTGAAGAGATTTTACAGGAACAATTACCTTTAACCAATTATGGAATTCTTTTAGTAGATGATTCGTATACAAATGAGCTTGAACGAATTTCATTGGATAAGAATGTACCTTTAAATAAAGCAAAAACAATGGCTGTTGAAGATACGGCTATTTGCCAGTTACTACTTAACACTATAAAAGATAGTTCAAGAACGTTTTCAAAATGGGACAAGCTGTCAACGATTGATTTATTAGCTCAAGTGTTGTTTTTAAGTCCTAATGAATATAAGAGTCTTAAGTTTAATTGGATTCAATCAACATCAATTGAAAATGAAGCGGTAAATACAATTTATAAATCGTTAGAAGAGCTCCGAATGAATCTTGGGAAAAAAGAGATGTTCTCGAGTTATATAAATGAGTTGATAGGTTTTTTAGAACAATTACAGTTACTAGAGTATTGGCAGAATCTTGTCGCTACTGAAATAAATACAGAGTGTCTAAAGAAAATAAGAAATGAATGGAAGGGTTATGAAAACTTACTTCAGCTTCTAAAAAAGCAACATTCATTAGTAGAGGAGAAGGGTCTACAAGATCTTCTTATGCAGCGTCATATTTTTATTGATTGGATTGAGGAATCACTAGCTGGTAGGACAATTTATCTTGAAAGAAGACAGCCTGAGTCGATTGGAATATTTACGTTTAGGGATGTTGCGTTATTTGAAGGGAAGAAGCTTTTTGTCATTGGAATGAATGAAGGAAAGTTTCCTATTTCGTATCATCTTGGTGGGTACTTTCAAGAGAGAGATTTATATGAAATCTCGGATACTCTTGGCCTGCCAACTCAATCAACGTTTAGAATGAAGCAAGATGTCTACTTTAAGCAATTATTTTATTTAGTAGATGAACTTGTCTTTACTTATGTTGTTGGTATTGATCAGGAAAATCCGTTACTACCTTCTCCTTATATTGAACGATACATGAATGAAGCGTCTGTTACGACAGCATCAACTGAAACGAGAATGAGCAAGACACAGTCTTTCTCTACTAAAGATAAAGTAGAAAAGACAGCTTATTTTCTCGGGAGAGACTTTCAAGTTCGCCAGTTAGATGACAAACTTGGAATGATAAAGGGCGAATTAGAACGACTAGAAAAGGGGGAAGAGCTCCTCTCATCTAAATGGGAAGAAAAGTTAAGGAAAACAAGGCTAGCCATTACGATGCTCGAAAGCTATGCTAGGTGTCCTTTCCGATTTGCAATGGAACGTGTGATGGAAATTAAAGAACCGACAGAAGAAGCAACTAGAGTGTCCCCGTTAGACACAGGAAGTATGATTCACTCTTTAATCGAGCGTTTTTATAAAAAAATGGGATTAATCCAACGCCCATTCGGTACATTCACAAAGGAGGAAGAGGAACAGGCGGAAGGTGTATTGCTCGAGTTGTTTAACGAAGAATGGGAGAAGATTGAGCAGAGTAATCATGAGCTAACTAGATTACAGCTTCTTATTGAAAAGGAGCAGTGGCATCGTAAGCTAAAGAAATGGTGGGCAGCAGAGAAGAAGCAATTTTGGCATAATAAAAGTCTTGGAGAAATGTTGCTATTACGTTTAGAAGAACCAATTACACTAACACTATCAATAGATGATGAAACGAATATTACACTAACAGGGAAAGTAGACCGAGTCGATAAAGATGAAGCGGGCTTTGTTATCTACGACTATAAATCTGGGGATGATATGCTCAATTTCGATAAGCATGTACGCCCTGGGATGAAGCTTCAGTTACCTCTTTATCTATTAGCGATTCAAGAAAAGTTAACAGAAGAAGATTCTGTAGTGACAGCGCACGGAGCAAGCTATATTTCATTAAAAGCACCAGCAAAAAGAGCTGGAAATGGTGTGTGGAGACAGGAGCATGTTGGGAAAGGTTCTTCGTTTAAAGTCACACATCACTGTAAAAATGTTGAAGAAACATTAGAAGGGCATACACTTCTCGATAAATACGAGTTGAAGCAGCGAGTTAGACACTTATGGGAGAAAAGCTCAACAGATTTCTCAGTAAAACCATTAGATTGTCATTCAAGTTGTCCTTATAAGCTTGTTTGTCGTGTAACAGATGAGCAAAAAGAAGAAGGAGAGGGGGAATGGACGTGATGAATTTTAATAATGAACAAAGACAGGCAATTCATAGTCGAAAGCCTTTAGTAGTAGTATCGGCGGGAGCTGGTTCAGGGAAAACAAGAGTTTTAACTGAGCGATTTTTATATCTTTGCGACCAAAAGCTGAAAGCAAGGTTTGGGAAAGCTGAGGCTCCAGAAATTGGTGCAACTGTGGATGACATTGTCGCAATTACCTTTACAGAAAAAGCAGCTAGAGAAATGAAGGATAGAGTTAGAAAAGCAATAAATGAGAAAATAGTAACACTTTTAAATGAATACACAGATGAACAAGAAAGAGAAGAAGCAATAGCTTTTTGGCAAGAGCAAAAGGAAGCGCTAGATGGAGCACTAATTTCTACGTTCCATAGCTTCTGTAATAAATTACTGCATGAGTACGCGTTCCAAGCAAATATTCCTCCGTCCTTTAGTCTCATAGATGATGTTGAATCAAAGCTTCTTCAAGGAGAAGTGTTTGATGAGCTACTAAACGATTCAGTAAGGCATGAACAATGGAAGGGTCTCTATCAATTTTTTACGAAAAATCAAATTCAAAGCGGTGTTATTTCTGTTTATGAACGCACAAAGGAATTTCATGCGGGTGTAGATATCGATAGTTTCTTTTCAGCAAAGGAAATAATTGAGGAGCAAATTAATCGAGTTGGAAAAAGAACGGAGCAAATGATTGCTGATTTTCTTAGTTATGGGAAAGAGGCTGTTCAAGGTTTTCCTCCTCCAGATACATGTTCAGGAAAGCTTCAGGAGCACCTTACAAATGTTATCGATTTTTTTGAAAGTTATAATCCAGTAGAAACTGAACCGTCAACTGCATTTAAGTTACTTTCTGATATCATGCCAAAACGAATTATGGGAGCATGGCAAGACTCTGCACCAGCCTTTCATCAGTTTTGTAGTGGAAAATGGAGTGAGGTAAAAGGTAGTGGTGATACAACTACTGCTTGTTCAGAAGACGATAAGAAGCAGTTTGAAGAGCTATTAACTGCTTTTGTCTCCATTTTATCTAGTTTCCATAATCGTTATGACCAAATAAAGCGAGAAAGAGCTATTGTTGACTTTTCTGATTTGCAACAAAAGGCAATTGCACTTCTCGAACAGAAAGAAGTACAAGATGCTTGTCGTGAAAAGTATCTACATATGATGATTGATGAGTTTCAAGATACGAATCAACTTCAAATGCTGATGCTCGAGCGGATTAATCCCCATAATCGATTTATTGTAGGGGATGGGAAACAATCGATATACCGCTTTCGTGGGGCAGACGTTCGCCTTATGAATCAAATGGAAAAAGAAGCAAAGCAAGCATCTGAGGCTGAGTTTATAAACATGAATAAAAACTACCGAACCTGTGACAAAATCTTAGCATTTGTAAATGAGCTATTTACTGTTGTGATGGATAAAAGAGAGGCAGAAGCAGTTGATTATAAAATTGGTTATAACGAAATTGATAGTGATAGACAGTATAAAGAGGAAGATAAGGCTCTTGTAGAATTGATTGTGGCCGAAGAGGCTGAGGAAGAAGTAAGTGAGTATGATCTTATCGCAAAAAGAATGCTTGAAATGAAAGCTAAGGGAGCACCGCTAGTTGAAAAGGACAAAGGTAACTGGGTAGAACCACAGTGGAGTGATATGGCAATTCTCATTCCTGCTAGGACGAATCTATTAAATTTAGAGCGCGCATTAACTGAACGTTCGATTCCGTATACAGTTTATGGTGGTGTTGGTTTCTATGACCGACAAGAAATTCGTGATTTTCTTTCCCTACTTTATTGGGTCAATCGTCCGTGGGAACCTTTGTACATTGCTGCATTGCTTAGAAGTCCATTAATTGGTGTAACTGTAGAGCAGTTAATTGAAGTCAAACATCTATTAGTCGAGCATGAAACTATAGCTGATTTTATTTTCGAAGGTCGTTTTCATCAAGAGCAAGTAAGTGCTGAGCTAAAAGAGAAACTAGAGATGATGAGAGTTTGGTTCTTCCGATGGGTACCATTCACAACCCAACAAGCACTTATACAAAGCATGGAGGAACTTTTTGTAGAGAGTAATTTGAAATTATCGTTACTTATGCAAAAGAATAATCTTCAAAAAGTAAAGAACGTAGAAAAACTAATTGCTCTAATCGACAAACTAGATTCCCATTCACTAGAAAAGGCATTAAAAAAGCTAAAATCAATAATTGAGCTATCAGACAAAGAAGGAGAAGCGAAAGTAGAGCTTTCAGGTGGAGATGCGGTTCATATTATGACTGTTCACGCCTCGAAGGGACTTGAGTTTCCGATTGTGTTCTTGCCTAGTCTATCGAGAAGAACTCCATCAGATGGTGGAAGCATTCGTTATGATGTAGAAGAGAAAATTGTCTTTAAATATAGTTCAGACAATGAAAAGGACCCTCTTAAAGAAGATAAAAAGCAATCACCGTCTTATGAGCAAGTAAAAAAGAGAGTCGATGATGAAGCGTATGAAGAGTCTAAGCGAGTTTTTTATGTAGCAGCAACTAGAGCTAGAGATTATTTAGTCTTATTAACAAAAGAAAAAGTTGTTAAGAAGTCATGGTTTGAAATGCTAAATAAAGCTATAGATTCTAGTTCAAAAATGGAACAGCTACTAATTATTAACGAAGGTATTGAATATGATGGTGTATGGAAAGACGATGTGAGGGAGTACGAATCTCCAACAGATAATTTTCATTTTGAACCCTCGATATCCTTTTCTGTTTCAGAAGTGATGAGCTTTATAAAGAATCCGCTCGACTATTTTTATCATTCGATTGTTAAAGTTGATGAAAACCTGTTAGGTAGTAATCAGGTGGAGAGCGTGATAAATGATATGACATATGAACGTTCAACTCTCGATCCATCCTTACTAGGTACTCTTGTGCATCGAGCTTGTGAGCTTTATGACTCTGGTTTTGGACAGGAAGAAGCAATAGAAGAAGCATTATTGCTTTTTGAAGAAGAGAATATTGAAGTAGAAAAATACCGTACTGAAATAGAAGTATTAATGAAGCCATATTTTACTCTTGATCAAAACTCTCTTGGAGAAAGTATAGATAACGAGTGGTCTTTCTCTACAGATATTGAAGGTGTAACAATTATTGGTGAGATTGATAAGGTTGTGAAAGATGAGCACGGCTATCATATTATAGATTTCAAAACAAATAAGGTGTTTGACGAAAATGAATTAATTAGCCGGTATAAGCCGCAGCTTTATTTGTATAAAATGGCGTATGAAAAAGAAAAGAATGTCACAGTTAAGAGCATGTCTTTACTATTCTTACGTAAGCAGAAAGAGCAGTTATCACTAATTGAATTTGAAGAAAGCTATGAACAATATGTAAAGGAAAAGCTTGTAGAGATGGGGAGATTGAAAAGGGAGAATGCTGGGAAAGAAGAATACGAAAGAGTAAGGAATTAACGAGAAGCAGTAGTTGCTTCGCGCGTTGCGTGCCTGCTATGAGAAAATTCACTCATAGCAGGCTTTTTAAAAAGCAGCAGTACCTCTCATTACAAGAAAGCACTGAAAAAGTAAAATATACACTTTTTCAATGGTCTCCTAGAAACAGTAGCTCTTTTTTACTATACTTAAGAAAAAAGATACACACTTATGGTAAAATAAAGTTGATATTACTGTCACGTTATAGTTTATATATTTTGTGAATAGGTAGATACGACTATTAGAAACTGAAGGCTCTTTCATAGAAGGTGTTAGTCTATTCTTAGAAAAGGATTGTGGGTTTGATGGGGGAATATAAACAAAAGCTTCTTAAATGGTATGATAATCAGAAAAATTACTTTCAAAGTTTGATCGAATATCATCCTGACGCCGTTTTTTTACTCGATCAGATGGGAGATTTTCAAAGTGTAAATAAGGCATGTGAGAGTATTACTCACTATGATCAAAGGGTGCTATTGGAGAGTTCTTTTTTTTCATTATTTTGTCCAGAGAGCTTAAAGACGGTAGAAAAGTATTTTTCTCTTGCTCAAAATGGAACTGCTCAACAATATGAAACTGAGTTGATAACGAAGAGTGGTCATAAGATTGAAGCGCATATTTCAAATATTCCAATTGTCGTTAATGAAGAAGTTGTAGGAATTTACGGAGTGGTCAAAGATGTGACAGACCAACATAAAATTGAAACAAAGCTAAGAGAGAGTGAACAACAATATTTTTCACTTTTTCATTTTAATACAAATGCTATTTTTGTTTTAAGTCGAGAAGGACAATTTGAGAGAGTGAACCCTGCTGCGGTAAGGTTGACAGGGTTTTCTGAATCGGAACTAACGACAATGACTTTTCATAGCCTTTTAGAAAAGAAAAGCGTCCAAACAATTTCTCGTTTAGTAGTAAAGGCTATTAAGGGGCAAGCACAAACATTTGAAATCCCAATTAATCATAAAGAGAACAAGAAAGTCATTCTAAATGTGACCGTTGTTCCTAACATCATTGATGGTCAGGTGAGAGGTACGATTGGAATTGCCCAGGATGTTACAAAAAAGAGAATCGTTGAAGAGAAAGTTGCAAAAATGGCAAATGAAGATGTTTTGACTGGTCTACCGAATCGACGACTTTTTATTAAGGCATTAGAAGATTCAATAGAAAAGGCAAACAGAAAGAATGAAAAGTTAGCAATTCTCTTCATTGATATTGATCGATTTAAAATAATAAATGATACATTAGGCCATTCATTTGGTGATGAAGCACTGATAGAAATTACACGTCGATTAAATGATTGTCTCGATGGTCAGGCTTTGTTAGCAAGAATGGGTGGAGATGAATTTACACTTCTAATCCCTTCTGTTAATTTGAACGAAGAAGTGTGTGAAGTAGCAGAACGAATACTAGGGAAAGTTAGTCAACCTTTAGAGGTAGAGGGCTATGAGTTTACAATGACAACAAGCATTGGTATTGCAATTTTCCCTGACAGTGGGTCGAATGCAGAAACATTAATAAAATGTGCAGATGCTGCAATGTATCGAGCCAAGGCACAAGGAACAGACCGTTATCAACTCTATTCTACTGATATGAATCGAGGGTTTTATGAATGGTTCCAAGTTGAAAATGACTTGCGTAGAGCCTTAGAAAGAGAAGAATTTGAACTCTACTACCAACCGCAATTTTTAACATCAGAACAAAAGGTTATAGGTGTTGAAGTCTTAGTGAGATGGCAGCATCCAGAACACGGGCTCGTACCACCTGGTAAGTTCATATCTATTGCAGAAGAAACAGGACTAATTGTCCCAATTGGGGAATGGGTGCTTCGTAATGCATGTAAGCAAATGAAGGAATGGCTAGATAAGGGGTATCCGAATATACAAATCTCCGTTAACTTATCATTAAGACAATTTATGCAAAAAAACATTGTTCAAGTTGTGGAAAAGGCATTAACAGATTCCCAGCTACCACCAGAATATTTGGATCTAGAAATAACGGAAAGTGTGACAATCGATCTTAGTCGTACGATGACTATTTTGGAAAAACTGAAAGAACTAGGTGTGAAAATAAGTTTAGATGATTTTGGTACTGGATATAGTTCTTTACAATATTTAAGTGAGTTCCCAATTGATGAGTTGAAAATAGACCAATCTTTTGTAAATAATATTGGCATCAAAGAAAATAGTAAGGCAATTATTGCGATGATTATTAACCTAGGGCACCTCTTAAATTTAGAAGTCATTGC encodes:
- a CDS encoding UvrD-helicase domain-containing protein, with the protein product MNFNNEQRQAIHSRKPLVVVSAGAGSGKTRVLTERFLYLCDQKLKARFGKAEAPEIGATVDDIVAITFTEKAAREMKDRVRKAINEKIVTLLNEYTDEQEREEAIAFWQEQKEALDGALISTFHSFCNKLLHEYAFQANIPPSFSLIDDVESKLLQGEVFDELLNDSVRHEQWKGLYQFFTKNQIQSGVISVYERTKEFHAGVDIDSFFSAKEIIEEQINRVGKRTEQMIADFLSYGKEAVQGFPPPDTCSGKLQEHLTNVIDFFESYNPVETEPSTAFKLLSDIMPKRIMGAWQDSAPAFHQFCSGKWSEVKGSGDTTTACSEDDKKQFEELLTAFVSILSSFHNRYDQIKRERAIVDFSDLQQKAIALLEQKEVQDACREKYLHMMIDEFQDTNQLQMLMLERINPHNRFIVGDGKQSIYRFRGADVRLMNQMEKEAKQASEAEFINMNKNYRTCDKILAFVNELFTVVMDKREAEAVDYKIGYNEIDSDRQYKEEDKALVELIVAEEAEEEVSEYDLIAKRMLEMKAKGAPLVEKDKGNWVEPQWSDMAILIPARTNLLNLERALTERSIPYTVYGGVGFYDRQEIRDFLSLLYWVNRPWEPLYIAALLRSPLIGVTVEQLIEVKHLLVEHETIADFIFEGRFHQEQVSAELKEKLEMMRVWFFRWVPFTTQQALIQSMEELFVESNLKLSLLMQKNNLQKVKNVEKLIALIDKLDSHSLEKALKKLKSIIELSDKEGEAKVELSGGDAVHIMTVHASKGLEFPIVFLPSLSRRTPSDGGSIRYDVEEKIVFKYSSDNEKDPLKEDKKQSPSYEQVKKRVDDEAYEESKRVFYVAATRARDYLVLLTKEKVVKKSWFEMLNKAIDSSSKMEQLLIINEGIEYDGVWKDDVREYESPTDNFHFEPSISFSVSEVMSFIKNPLDYFYHSIVKVDENLLGSNQVESVINDMTYERSTLDPSLLGTLVHRACELYDSGFGQEEAIEEALLLFEEENIEVEKYRTEIEVLMKPYFTLDQNSLGESIDNEWSFSTDIEGVTIIGEIDKVVKDEHGYHIIDFKTNKVFDENELISRYKPQLYLYKMAYEKEKNVTVKSMSLLFLRKQKEQLSLIEFEESYEQYVKEKLVEMGRLKRENAGKEEYERVRN
- a CDS encoding sensor domain-containing protein, producing MGEYKQKLLKWYDNQKNYFQSLIEYHPDAVFLLDQMGDFQSVNKACESITHYDQRVLLESSFFSLFCPESLKTVEKYFSLAQNGTAQQYETELITKSGHKIEAHISNIPIVVNEEVVGIYGVVKDVTDQHKIETKLRESEQQYFSLFHFNTNAIFVLSREGQFERVNPAAVRLTGFSESELTTMTFHSLLEKKSVQTISRLVVKAIKGQAQTFEIPINHKENKKVILNVTVVPNIIDGQVRGTIGIAQDVTKKRIVEEKVAKMANEDVLTGLPNRRLFIKALEDSIEKANRKNEKLAILFIDIDRFKIINDTLGHSFGDEALIEITRRLNDCLDGQALLARMGGDEFTLLIPSVNLNEEVCEVAERILGKVSQPLEVEGYEFTMTTSIGIAIFPDSGSNAETLIKCADAAMYRAKAQGTDRYQLYSTDMNRGFYEWFQVENDLRRALEREEFELYYQPQFLTSEQKVIGVEVLVRWQHPEHGLVPPGKFISIAEETGLIVPIGEWVLRNACKQMKEWLDKGYPNIQISVNLSLRQFMQKNIVQVVEKALTDSQLPPEYLDLEITESVTIDLSRTMTILEKLKELGVKISLDDFGTGYSSLQYLSEFPIDELKIDQSFVNNIGIKENSKAIIAMIINLGHLLNLEVIAEGVETKEQVEFLLDKGCDKVQGYFYSRPLSTIDYERVMKKFKQ
- a CDS encoding PD-(D/E)XK nuclease family protein; this encodes MSIHRIEGTALTTVATKERLTMWHQYQKQEKNPIFYILPSNQWLRIARLRQPGMAFKTFDDIATRVLDKKNVSYIPITEQERTLFFQQFTSDIFDKSSTEEENHKARAYADTYGQLKRLGLTIEELPKSMEKVKPLFKEYEQQTVYSRKMLDPENRIQKAGALDWTKEELGLSAVIIDGFYDFSPLQYVVIEALVKRNVPITIYLPSFAPVEIVNETKENLSQLGFVSEISTPEMEQTVEKVSVVKSTTIEEEIHAVFEEILQEQLPLTNYGILLVDDSYTNELERISLDKNVPLNKAKTMAVEDTAICQLLLNTIKDSSRTFSKWDKLSTIDLLAQVLFLSPNEYKSLKFNWIQSTSIENEAVNTIYKSLEELRMNLGKKEMFSSYINELIGFLEQLQLLEYWQNLVATEINTECLKKIRNEWKGYENLLQLLKKQHSLVEEKGLQDLLMQRHIFIDWIEESLAGRTIYLERRQPESIGIFTFRDVALFEGKKLFVIGMNEGKFPISYHLGGYFQERDLYEISDTLGLPTQSTFRMKQDVYFKQLFYLVDELVFTYVVGIDQENPLLPSPYIERYMNEASVTTASTETRMSKTQSFSTKDKVEKTAYFLGRDFQVRQLDDKLGMIKGELERLEKGEELLSSKWEEKLRKTRLAITMLESYARCPFRFAMERVMEIKEPTEEATRVSPLDTGSMIHSLIERFYKKMGLIQRPFGTFTKEEEEQAEGVLLELFNEEWEKIEQSNHELTRLQLLIEKEQWHRKLKKWWAAEKKQFWHNKSLGEMLLLRLEEPITLTLSIDDETNITLTGKVDRVDKDEAGFVIYDYKSGDDMLNFDKHVRPGMKLQLPLYLLAIQEKLTEEDSVVTAHGASYISLKAPAKRAGNGVWRQEHVGKGSSFKVTHHCKNVEETLEGHTLLDKYELKQRVRHLWEKSSTDFSVKPLDCHSSCPYKLVCRVTDEQKEEGEGEWT
- a CDS encoding YisL family protein is translated as MSPELLNIFYQSHIGSWAITILLFILSYFLIEKKAGKILHMILRLFYIIMIVSGVGMLIGPYEGLSLILKGVLALWLIYFMEMILVRTKKGKLDSKQKTYYWIQWVVTLLLVVVIGFGVLRF
- a CDS encoding SDR family NAD(P)-dependent oxidoreductase, whose product is MVALTDKVIVITGAGTGLGRETAIQAVKAGAKVAACCRQEGNMISLQEELSAFEGQLVAIKADVSIEAEVNAFVETTLSTFGRIDVLINNAAIFESYEIADSSLNSWERHFENNVTTAFLMSRATIPAMRKQKEGRIISLTTGLARQGAGGFGAYSASKAALETLTYTIEEEEHANGITSYVFNPGVMKTELQASGDNPKDVAPALLHIASSSNITSRKIITFEELRAEPMA